A DNA window from Gemmatimonadaceae bacterium contains the following coding sequences:
- a CDS encoding polysaccharide deacetylase family protein: MRLPVRAWFGAMAVLTLGGSAAAHHASRAATAPAADSLRVPILVYHSVMPHHPGQTAEQRVFDVDDSVFVAQMRYLVDGGYHVVSFAALVDALEGRETLPNRAVVITFDDGWENQYSHAFPILRRFGLTATFFVFTTPIGKDRKLMTWEQLRELQAAGMTVGSHTRTHPALPDYHAALHNEVAMSRADIEQHLGRAPDFFAYPFGAWDAQSAAWAHIAGYRAARTYAGGAWNALSDLYHLRAVPVTDNMRAFERAVSGGGPGVVAQRGR; the protein is encoded by the coding sequence ATGCGTCTACCTGTACGCGCGTGGTTCGGCGCCATGGCCGTGCTGACCCTTGGCGGGAGCGCGGCGGCGCACCACGCGTCGCGCGCTGCGACTGCGCCGGCGGCGGACTCGCTCCGAGTCCCCATTCTCGTCTACCACAGTGTGATGCCGCACCATCCAGGGCAGACCGCCGAGCAGCGCGTGTTCGACGTCGACGACTCGGTGTTTGTGGCCCAGATGCGGTACCTCGTGGACGGCGGCTACCATGTGGTCTCATTCGCTGCGCTCGTCGATGCCCTCGAGGGGCGCGAGACCCTCCCGAATCGCGCCGTGGTGATCACGTTCGACGACGGCTGGGAGAACCAGTATAGCCACGCCTTTCCCATCCTCCGTCGCTTCGGACTGACGGCGACCTTCTTCGTGTTCACCACGCCGATCGGTAAGGACAGGAAGCTGATGACCTGGGAACAGCTGCGCGAGCTGCAGGCCGCCGGGATGACGGTCGGCTCACATACGAGAACGCATCCCGCCCTCCCCGACTATCACGCGGCACTGCATAACGAGGTGGCGATGAGCCGCGCAGACATCGAGCAGCATCTCGGACGCGCCCCCGACTTCTTTGCGTACCCGTTCGGCGCGTGGGATGCTCAGAGTGCCGCCTGGGCGCACATTGCCGGCTACCGCGCCGCGCGGACTTATGCGGGCGGTGCGTGGAACGCACTGTCGGATCTCTATCATCTGCGCGCGGTGCCGGTAACGGACAACATGCGTGCCTTTGAACGCGCGGTGAGCGGCGGTGGCCCAGGTGTCGTGGCGCAGCGGGGGCGATGA